From a region of the Helianthus annuus cultivar XRQ/B chromosome 5, HanXRQr2.0-SUNRISE, whole genome shotgun sequence genome:
- the LOC110941391 gene encoding cold-regulated protein 27 isoform X2: protein MNFCRRGSMPCGYPYDICHFHSSILLLIHIPPSLFIFLTDHCDMENTFPPLVTADQMCSAASETTGNDGGLNNILEQEESSFMESPKRGSSEWTDEKHSLYLKSMEDSFVNQLYNSLDTRNGTIENECSSESLSSRRIRASNRFPSGQFKVLQHGFWSRIGPRRENLGRNEANSPDVSSTNTWIRHFRNGNKQGATEEKPSLTSCDNTEVIDQNFVEEDSGVQMMKTSCSKKRKTTYAVPKSGNDQAAASFGQIFCNRNH from the exons ATGAACTTCTGCAGACGTGGCAGCATGCCATGTGGATACCCATATGACATCTGTCACTTCCATAGTTCCATTCTTCTTCTCATCCACATTCCACCTTCTCTTTTTATCTTTTTGACCGATCACTGTGATATGGAGAATACTTTTCCACCACTGGTGACGGCGGACCAGATGTGTTCGGCGGCGTCGGAGACCACCGGCAACGACGGTGGGTTGAATAATATTTTGGAGCAGGAGGAGAGTTCGTTTATG GAATCACCAAAAAGAGGATCATCAGAATGGACCGATGAAAAACATAGTTTGTACCTAAAGTCAATGGAAGATTCTTTCGTTAACCAGTTATATAACTCTTTGGATACGCGAAATGGGACAATTGAAAACGAGTGCTCGTCAGAATCATTGTCATCTAGGAGAATTCGTGCAAGCAACCGTTTCCCTTCCGGCCAG TTTAAGGTTTTACAGCATGGGTTTTGGTCAAGGATTGGTCCTAGGAGAGAAAACTTGGGGCGTAATGAAGCAAATAGTCCCGATGTTTCATCAACAAATACATGGATCCGGCATTTTAGAAATGGAAACAAACAAGGAGCTACGGAAGAAAAACCATCATTAACAAGTTGCGATAACACAG AGGTGATAGATCAAAATTTTGTTGAAGAAGATTCTGGTGTACAAATGATGAAGACATCTTGCAgcaagaagaggaagactacttATGCAGTTCCCAAATCAGGCAATGATCAG GCTGCTGCTTCCTTTGGACAAATCTTCTGTAACAGAAATCACTGA
- the LOC110941391 gene encoding cold-regulated protein 27 isoform X1, with the protein MNFCRRGSMPCGYPYDICHFHSSILLLIHIPPSLFIFLTDHCDMENTFPPLVTADQMCSAASETTGNDGGLNNILEQEESSFMESPKRGSSEWTDEKHSLYLKSMEDSFVNQLYNSLDTRNGTIENECSSESLSSRRIRASNRFPSGQFKVLQHGFWSRIGPRRENLGRNEANSPDVSSTNTWIRHFRNGNKQGATEEKPSLTSCDNTEVIDQNFVEEDSGVQMMKTSCSKKRKTTYAVPKSGNDQVAASFGPISCNRSH; encoded by the exons ATGAACTTCTGCAGACGTGGCAGCATGCCATGTGGATACCCATATGACATCTGTCACTTCCATAGTTCCATTCTTCTTCTCATCCACATTCCACCTTCTCTTTTTATCTTTTTGACCGATCACTGTGATATGGAGAATACTTTTCCACCACTGGTGACGGCGGACCAGATGTGTTCGGCGGCGTCGGAGACCACCGGCAACGACGGTGGGTTGAATAATATTTTGGAGCAGGAGGAGAGTTCGTTTATG GAATCACCAAAAAGAGGATCATCAGAATGGACCGATGAAAAACATAGTTTGTACCTAAAGTCAATGGAAGATTCTTTCGTTAACCAGTTATATAACTCTTTGGATACGCGAAATGGGACAATTGAAAACGAGTGCTCGTCAGAATCATTGTCATCTAGGAGAATTCGTGCAAGCAACCGTTTCCCTTCCGGCCAG TTTAAGGTTTTACAGCATGGGTTTTGGTCAAGGATTGGTCCTAGGAGAGAAAACTTGGGGCGTAATGAAGCAAATAGTCCCGATGTTTCATCAACAAATACATGGATCCGGCATTTTAGAAATGGAAACAAACAAGGAGCTACGGAAGAAAAACCATCATTAACAAGTTGCGATAACACAG AGGTGATAGATCAAAATTTTGTTGAAGAAGATTCTGGTGTACAAATGATGAAGACATCTTGCAgcaagaagaggaagactacttATGCAGTTCCCAAATCAGGCAATGATCAG GTTGCTGCTTCCTTTGGACCCATCTCCTGTAACAGAAGTCACTGA